GTCCTCAGCAAACTGCAAATCCACCTTGACCTTGTTTTTCTTCAGCTGAAACTCCATCAGGGAAAGGGCATCATGAAGAACCTTATTCAAATCAAAATAACTCCTCAAAGCCTTTCTATGCCTCGAAAATCCCAACAACGCCTCAATTATCCCTTTAGCCTTCAGTGCTGAGTCCTCAATCACCCGAAGACGCTGCCTTGTCTTCTCATCCTTCACACTGCGCTGCATCAACTCGGCATAGCCAAGTATCGGCCCCAACTTGTTGTTGAGCTCGTGCCCCACACTGCCCACTAACTCGCCAATAGCCGCAAGTTTCTCTCTCTCAATAAGCTGACGCTGCATGTCAAGCAGCTGTGTCATGTCTCGCATTATGAGGACCGCGCGGGCATCTGCGTTTACCTCGATCCAAGATATGCAGACAGAGACATCTAGTGTCCTCTCAGCCGGGCCGAGCATCTTTAGGTCAATCCTATTTGCTTTTGCGCGATCCGAATCGAGCGCCTGCTTCAGGTGCCCCCTGTCCTCCTCACTCTTGGCAAGAACATAGATGCTGCTCGAGAAAAGGCTAGTGCCTTTCTTGTCAAACATCTCCTGTCCAGCCTGATTGATGGAGACTACATTCCCAGACGAGTCCAGAACTAGGATCGCCTCGCCGGCGTTTTCGATGATCTTCTCCAGATAGTCCTTTGTCTGACGCACCTGTTCCTCAAGCTCCATCTTCTCGAGGCGCACCCGATGTTCCAGGAGCGTTCTTTTGACCATCAAGGGAAGCGCCTCCAAGAACTGCATGTCCGGGGTCTTCACCAAATAGTCATAGGCGCCTTGCTTCATCGCCTCGACTGCGACGTTCTCGTCCCCGTGCCCAGTCACCATGAGAACAGGTATATCAGGGTTTAGCTCGTGAACTTGCTCCATCAATGTGAGCCCGTCCATTCCCGGAAGCGTGTAGTCCAGCACGATCAGGTCCAACTCGGATTTCGCAACCGCCTCGAGGCATTCATCCGGATCGTGCGCCTGAAGGACAGTGCAGCTATCGAAAGAACTCAGAATCGCATCTTTCTGAAGGTCGTTGTGGTCTATGTCATCGTCAACTATGAGGATCCTTTCCTCTGACTCACCACTCATTGCCCAATCCCCTTTTGCATTGGCAACTCGCTAACCATTGACCAGTATTTACCCAGACCCGTTATCCGGGTCAAGAACTCGCCGAAATCTGCCGGCTTGATCACGTAGTCGTTGGCTCCCAGGTCCGCGGTCTTCTTGACGGTCTCCACGCTCGGCGATGTGGTCAGAATAATTATCGGAATGGTGGAAAATCGTTTCTCCGCTCGAATAAGTCTTAGTACCTCGAGCCCGTTCTTGCCCGGCAGATTGATGTCCAAAAGGATAAGCGCGGGCCTTGGTGAAAGCGACTTTTCCCGGAAAACACCCCTTCTGAACACGTAGTCCAGAGCCGTATTGCCGTTCTCTATTAGAACAACCTTCCTGATATTGCCGACCTCCTTGAGCGCGTCGATAACAAGCTCCGCATGGTCACGCTCATCCTCAATCATCAGGATCAGGTCGATCAGCCGTGCCCCCGTGTTCTCGCCAGAACTCAGCTCTATTGTTCTTGTAGGCATTTCTATCTACTACATCCCTTATTTTGGAAGCTCGAAACAGAACTTAGTCCCGCCGTCAAGATTGGACTCCGCCCAGATCCTGCCGTCATGTCGCTCTATAATCCGCTGTGCAATGGTTAGACCAATCCCGATGCCGTCAGTTGCCCTGTGTCTAAGTCGCTTGAATGGACGGAAGACTTCGGGAACCTCGGACTCAGATATGCCAATCCCATTGTCGTTTACATATATGCAGACGGCATCGGAGGCTTTGTTGTCTTCACAACCTATCTCGACAACCGGCCGCCTGTTCTCCGATCTGTATCTCAACGCATTGCTGATCAGATTGGACAGGACTTGCGCGATCTGGATCCCATCACATAAGACAACAGGAAGCACAGAAGGTCTCCTGATTTCAGCGTTCAGCTCCGCCACCTGCTCCGAATAATCCCCAAGCACGTCATCTAATATGCTAGAGAGGTCACAGGGGTCTTTTTGGAGCGTTTTGGTGGTCGCCCTGGAAAGGTCCAGCAAGCTCTTCAGCAACAGAGACATACGCGACACATTGGCGTTCAGTCGCGACAAGTAGTGAAGCCCGTCTTCCCCAAGCACATCCTTGTACTCCCGCGTCAGC
This portion of the bacterium genome encodes:
- a CDS encoding response regulator — encoded protein: MPTRTIELSSGENTGARLIDLILMIEDERDHAELVIDALKEVGNIRKVVLIENGNTALDYVFRRGVFREKSLSPRPALILLDINLPGKNGLEVLRLIRAEKRFSTIPIIILTTSPSVETVKKTADLGANDYVIKPADFGEFLTRITGLGKYWSMVSELPMQKGIGQ
- a CDS encoding response regulator; this encodes MSGESEERILIVDDDIDHNDLQKDAILSSFDSCTVLQAHDPDECLEAVAKSELDLIVLDYTLPGMDGLTLMEQVHELNPDIPVLMVTGHGDENVAVEAMKQGAYDYLVKTPDMQFLEALPLMVKRTLLEHRVRLEKMELEEQVRQTKDYLEKIIENAGEAILVLDSSGNVVSINQAGQEMFDKKGTSLFSSSIYVLAKSEEDRGHLKQALDSDRAKANRIDLKMLGPAERTLDVSVCISWIEVNADARAVLIMRDMTQLLDMQRQLIEREKLAAIGELVGSVGHELNNKLGPILGYAELMQRSVKDEKTRQRLRVIEDSALKAKGIIEALLGFSRHRKALRSYFDLNKVLHDALSLMEFQLKKNKVKVDLQFAEDLPDVFADSVQVQQVFVNLLKNAYQAVQHLDDKRILVRTAREGSSLMFSVCDNGVGISEFNLDRVFKPFFRTGEFGNGAGLGLSVAYGIVKEHNGDIALSSTEKGGTEVVVRLPMHNGSDRSPQDRAPRLA